In Coccidioides posadasii str. Silveira chromosome 4, complete sequence, one genomic interval encodes:
- a CDS encoding uncharacterized protein (EggNog:ENOG410PZDH~BUSCO:8504at33183): MSAGWGYAFPHFNLPTGGNLGHAPLSGSVGQIVRPMDQPTLLESATVPSRTAGDARNPVGRFSLSALSPSQLERACFTPQSAVTCQQTPRPASSGHSVAVGDAPASETGPLNVTEYSSPALERALSTLSILERRVTKQESRIQELEERLSQPPETLLSAARSTFTNTISCVDLLDTHNQLDPSPVLDAQRNEVIMNLIQLKSTPTPSELSPSPLPDCLAGFDEIFGRESHPGIQDSSAQEDLEATGTLLGGIGSPTQLTHHRRIDSRTHQDSNMLLGMGDSPRGNDISPLISLSSDSEKQASDSFLLPDPLPWNGTISWTTKSVFSDARSIAAARKSQAPGISPALFDDGLVYEPREGDANIYRTVAILGLPGNIDMKTFLKGIRGGDVYSAYLHNTLQLSGSHMGIVTFNFQVHAVAYTEFAAKNGVYFNGKRAKVVLFKTPTYPIPQIMERNIFEFGHTRCVTIRGEYDPERYTMVAKFMKDNIRMSFDLGDRMVENDTETEITIRFNSIRAAGAAMEKLERFPLLAECDMYFDRDPCSEPLPGSKEGN, translated from the exons ATGTCTGCTGGCTGGGGCTATGCATTTCCCCATTTCAACCTCCCAACCGGAGGGAATCTCGGCCACGCGCCTCTATCGGGTTCTGTTGGCCAAATAGTCCGCCCAATGGACCAGCCGACCCTACTG GAATCTGCCACGGTACCCTCGCGAACTGCTGGCGACGCTCGCAATCCCGTTGGGAGGTTCAGTCTATCTGCGCTTTCTCCATCGCAGCTAGAAAGAGCATGCTTCACGCCGCAGAGTGCCGTTACTTGCCAGCAAACACCTCGGCCGGCCAGCTCTGGACACTCGGTTGCCGTGGGGGACGCGCCGGCGTCTGAGACCGGACCCTTAAATGTAACGGAATATTCCTCTCCCGCGTTGGAGAGAGCATTGTCGACCTTATCGATCCTTGAGCGTCGAGTCACAAAACAGGAATCTCGTATCCAGGAATTGGAGGAACGGCTTTCACAACCCCCAGAAACGTTACTCTCCGCAGCAAGATCGACGTTCACGAATACCATTTCCTGTGTAGATCTCCTCGACACCCACAACCAGCTAGATCCAAGCCCCGTTCTTGACGCACAAAGAAATGAAGTCATAATGAACCTTATCCAGCTGAAATCTACACCTACTCCAAGTGAACTCAGCCCTTCGCCTCTTCCCGACTGTCTGGCAGGCTTCGATGAGATCTTCGGGCGGGAATCTCACCCGGGTATCCAAGATTCGTCGGCACAGGAGGATCTCGAGGCTACAGGGACGCTGCTGGGAGGGATCGGTTCTCCTACACAGCTCACCCACCATCGACGGATTGACAGCAGGACTCACCAGGATTCCAATATGCTTCTTGGTATGGGAGATAGCCCCCGTGGCAACGATATTTCACCCTTGATCAGCCTATCCTCCGACAGTGAAAAGCAGGCGTCGGATTCCTTCCTGCTTCCAGATCCACTTCCCTGGAACGGAACCATTTCCTGGACAACAAAGTCTGTATTCTCAGATGCTCGGAGCATTGCTGCGGCGCGTAAAAGCCAAGCACCCGGAATTTCACCGGCTTTATTTGATGACGGCCTAGTCTATGAGCCTCGTGAAGGGGATGCCAATATATATCGAACTGTTGCTATCCTTGGGCTTCCGGGGAATATCGACATGAAAACTTTTCTCAAGGGAATACGAGGAGGCGACGTGTATTCAGCATACCTGCACAACACATTACAACTATCCGGATCACACATGGGTATTGTGACCTTTAACTTCCAGGTTCATGCTGTTGCATATACGGAGTTTGCGGCAAAAAATGGCGTTTACTTCAACGGTAAACGCGCAAAGGTCGTGCTATTCAAAACGCCAACATACCCAATCCCTCAAATCATGGAGCGGAACATATTTGAGTTCGGCCATACCCGTTGCGTGACTATTCGGGGAGAGTATGATCCGGAAAGATATACCATGGTTGCCAAATTCATGAAAGACAATATCCGGATGTCCTTTGATCTAGGTGACCGAATGGTGGAAAACGACACGGAAACGGAGATCACAATCAGGTTTAATTCAATTCGGGCCGCTGGTGCCGCGATGGAGAAGCTGGAAAGGTTTCCCCTTCTTGCTGAATGCGATATGTATTTCGACCGCGACCCTTGCTCTGAACCCCTTCCCGGGAGTAAGGAAGGGAACTGA
- the PAM17 gene encoding TIM23 complex component (BUSCO:416039at4751~EggNog:ENOG410PMZU~COG:U~TransMembrane:2 (i153-173o193-217i)), whose protein sequence is MHLAAMTCPARTAVLGGRASSSTWISLAVVSSQPSSPIAHAADRCRNYRYTSNGYSQQRRAASSSSSSSSSARAALRQFIPRQPLPSPASITVTSSSIVARATSIRHASSSSSAAPSSSSAHESASASASSAQAPVQLDWNSFFTLRASRRKYSLVSSILASLTTTATGAQVIASQNFEALGAQIMGFDPFVVMGLTTVACGAVGWLAGPVLGNAVWGMVYRKYKGAVAVKEKEFYDRIKRFRVDPSANSFANPVPDYYGEKIGSVQGYRQWLKDQRAYNRKKRNFV, encoded by the exons ATGCATCTGGCGGCTATGACCTGCCCTGCCCGCACCGCTGTCCTGGGCGGTCGAGCCTCCTCGTCCACCTGGATCTCCCTCGCCGTCGTCTCTTCTCAGCCTTCTTCTCCCATCGCCCACGCCGCCGATCGGTGCCGGAACTACAGATACACGTCGAACGGCTACTCCCAGCAACGAAGGGCTGCCAGCTCCAGCTCAAGCTCCAGCTCCAGCGCGAGAGCTGCCCTCCGGCAGTTCATCCCTCGCCAGCCATTACCTTCTCCGGCGTCTATCACAGTTACGTCAAGCTCCATCGTTGCCCGGGCCACTTCCATACGCcatgcttcttcttcatcatccgCCGCGCCCTCCTCCTCGTCTGCACACGAGTCTGCTTCCGCCTCCGCCTCTTCAGCCCAAGCTCCTGTTCAGCTGGACTGGAATTCCTTCTTCACCCTCCGTGCCTCCCGCAGAAAATACTCCCTCGTCTCCTCCATCCTTGCCTCTCTCACCACCACCGCGACAGGCGCACAGGTCATCGCCTCCCAGAACTTTGAGGCTTTGGGCGCGCAGATCATGGGATTTGACCCGTTCGTCGTCATGGGCCTGACGACTGTTGCCTGTGGTGCAGTTGGCTGGCTCGCCGGCCCTGTCTTGGGTAATGCAGTTTGGGGGATGGTTTATAGAAAGTACAAGGGTGCCGTTGCTGTG aaagaaaaggagttTTACGATAGAATCAAGCGCTTCCGAGTCGACCCTTCGGCCAACTCTTTCGCGAATCCCGTACCGGATTACTATGGCGAGAAGATCGGGAGTGTCCAGGGCTACCGCCAATGGCTAAAAGATCAGAGAGCTTATAATCGGAAGAAGCGAAATTTCGTCTAG
- a CDS encoding uncharacterized protein (EggNog:ENOG410PN85~COG:W~TransMembrane:5 (o16-39i51-70o90-108i115-134o154-179i)): MVDHPNFANEAYGWHFQYLTIIGITLATMTFTAGLAADLLSSRRLFLVKNILSVCGTPLEVLIAVLYWGLKMVDEKLVVPEWAETALIPDLGFHAVPALALVIDLLLFSPPWTITAMPSFGLATSIAFAYWFWVEQCYRYNGWYPYPLFEKLTTPWRVALFLVSAALMTLNTALLKWLYSKVNGEHKPAMSEAQFDKEQKATNGSLKGS; encoded by the exons ATGGTCGATCATCCAAATTTTGC AAACGAAGCATATGGCTGGCACTTCCAGTACCTGACGATCATTGGCATTACCTTGGCGACCATGACATTCACCGCGGGCCTGGCTGCCGATTTGCTCTCATCTCGCCGGCTGTTCCTCGTCAAGAATATACTATCCGTGTGTGGCACCCCGCTTGAGGTGTTGATAGCTGTGCTGTACTGGGGGCTAAAGATG GTCGACGAGAAGCTGGTTGTCCCAGAGTGGGCAGAAACGGCGCTGATACCGG ATCTCGGGTTCCACGCGGTCCCCGCACTGGCCCTGGTAATTGATCTGCTGCTGTTCTCGCCTCCGTGGACCATCACGGCCATGCCGTCGTTCGGCCTAGCTACTTCCATCGCCTTTGCTTACTGGTTCTGGGTCGAGCAGTGCTACAGGTATAACGGATG GTATCCATATCCCCTATTTGAGAAATTGACCACACCGTGGCGAGTGGCGCTGTTCCTCGTCAGCGCTGCGTTGATGACCCTAAACACGGCCCTGCTCAAGTGGCTCTATTCCAAGGTGAACGGAGAGCACAAGCCAGCCATGTCCGAGGCCCAGTTTGATAAGGAGCAGAAAGCGACAAACGGGTCACTGAAGGGTAGCTAG
- a CDS encoding uncharacterized protein (EggNog:ENOG410PS43~COG:S) translates to MADTRHISYGRGGAGNMSRISPAPETVGDMSCPTIKAEVYTTGRGGSGNMVSNDDPEITRARQDVDVPPPVVAGTADEGWFHTGRGGAANIYYRSTRDIIHSGDDATAHAPIEKTASNSSSLERKKTDSSLERIKSASQEEKSRKHPFAQFFAPGHHRRDQEDRERSKSKDRDNA, encoded by the exons ATGGCAGACACCAGACATATTTCGTACGGTCGCGGGGGCGCAG GGAATATGTCCCGAATCTCGCCCGCACCCGAAACCGTCGGGGACATGTCCTGCCCAACAATCAAAGCAGAAGTCTACACCACCGGCCGAGGCGGCTCCGGGAACATGGTCTCCAACGATGATCCTGAAATCACAAGGGCAAGGCAAGATGTTGATGTTCCCCCGCCAGTTGTGGCGGGAACAGCCGACGAGGGATGGTTTCACACCGGAAGAG GCGGCGCAGCAAATATCTATTATCGCTCCACTCGCGACATCATCCACTCCGGGGACGACGCCACTGCACACGCTCCCATCGAAAAAACCGCAAGCAACTCCAGCAGCCTCGAGCGCAAGAAGACAGACAGCAGCCTCGAACGGATCAAATCAGCCAGCCAGGAAGAGAAATCACGGAAGCATCCCTTCGCGCAGTTCTTTGCTCCCGGGCATCATCGCCGCGATCAAGAGGATCGTGAACGCTCGAAGAGCAAAGATCGAGACAACGCTTAG
- a CDS encoding uncharacterized protein (EggNog:ENOG410PJM7~COG:S) yields the protein MVRANSPPQSALAPEIATLEEIPAVMLMVDTCASGEEKPVCVNCQRQGDTCDYSIRLNWEGRGKKKSVNPSSTGTTVAKSVATASGGGGGGEVAMQASASSPSRRPTAEGVQPNRLVNDKLWGDGVRHASPTENGKSNHSLMPAFSAHHRRHHHLPPRTTTTYPQSASNYTTANSYPSPASVVFPRDDSSTLPQVQLSPYPSPSDSAVASPGISPFQPTSTSPPFTFLQTTLSSPPVYPRRALTGESHRDAKRIKISPQGFQDLDVMSPGSYSQPGSGPRDSSNTPGGTLFSSTDSSDTTSEEAYPPHQQVLGHQDASARPELQRVSVQSLLSHSIADGALPPSADICPTTRENSASVIVTGSSETAVSFGFDCGRVDLDINRNDDSAAIEYKIATLQLACPVTSPTMTSSSTDSERDTKKRVTALFTKGGYYARPRVKFPHPSPPKLDHTRRAVSNSEDTVAVQDTNLLNLLLAYSASHRARLLGHAEPYNRIAHWTRHVFPKLRHALDDPNEKISDTNLATAIMLASLKIISPSTFEVPIPWESHLKLARGLFLARRQMQVKYSSDQVEFFLCRWLGYLDILGSLSSRQTEPPLLGGNYWSTVALDEPRNPGSDLEIDCFTGFTLECRSFFVRLAELIHECDVCQVDPVTGRPISAWTPPPLILTRAERLLFDMTSSRSRNYHHRTHHGLPELGDMAALDDSYRLTGIVQLYRRVFCLSASDTKVVESINMLIDSLDRVSRGGATEVCALLPLFTAGCETRDTTQRQAIRARFKGFEGVGMKQIRRARKLMQRSWQENLPWTMLANGEFLG from the exons ATGGTGCGTGCGAATTCTCCCCCCCAATCTGCGTTGGCTCCTGAGATAGCGACGCTGGAAGAAATTCCCGCCGTGATGCTGATGGTCGATACCTGCGCTAGTGGTGAGGAGAAGCCGGTTTGCGTCAATTGCCAGAGACAGGGCGACACATGCGACTACAGCATCAGGCTGAACTGGGAGGGGCGCGGGAAGAAGAAATCGGTAAATCCGTCATCGACGGGAACGACTGTAGCCAAATCAGTTGCAACAGCatcaggaggaggaggaggaggagaagtgGCCATGCAGGCATCCGCTTCCTCTCCGTCGAGACGACCAACAGCCGAGGGTGTGCAGCCTAATCGACTTGTCAACGACAAGCTCTGGGGGGACGGTGTCCGTCATGCCTCGCCGACAGAGAACGGTAAAAGTAATCACAGTCTGATGCCTGCATTCTCTGcacatcatcgtcgtcatcatcatcttcctccaaGGACTACAACAACATATCCTCAGTCGGCTTCGAATTATACGACCGCGAACAGTTATCCATCGCCTGCGTCCGTTGTTTTCCCGAGAGACGACTCGTCAACACTCCCCCAGGTCCAACTTTCTCCGTATCCTTCACCCTCTGACTCCGCAGTTGCCAGCCCAGGGATCTCCCCGTTTCAGCCGACGAGCACTTCTCCGCCATTTACATTCTTGCAGACCACGCTCAGCTCTCCTCCAGTTTATCCCAGGCGGGCCCTGACCGGAGAATCTCATCGCGACGCCAAAAGGATTAAGATATCACCACAGGGTTTTCAGGATCTAGATGTGATGAGCCCGGGATCTTACTCTCAGCCAGGATCTGGCCCACGCGATTCAAGCAATACGCCTGGAGGAACCCTCTTTTCATCCACCGATTCCTCTGATACGACTTCTGAAGAAGCTTATCCCCCCCACCAGCAGGTACTTGGTCACCAGGATGCGAGTGCGCGCCCTGAACTCCAGCGGGTGTCCGTACAGTCATTACTGTCACATTCTATTGCCGATGGGGCCTTGCCGCCATCTGCTGATATTTGTCCCACCACCCGGGAGAACTCCGCTTCTGTCATCGTGACTGGATCGAGCGAAACAGCGGTTAGCTTTGGATTCGACTGTGGCCGCGTCGACCTTGACATCAACAGAAACGACGATTCAGCGGCAATCGAGTACAAGATTGCCACGCTGCAGCTGGCCTGCCCCGTCACTAGTCCTACCATGACGTCGAGTTCGACCGACTCTGAGCGGGATACCAAGAAGAGAGTGACTGCTCTATTTACAAAGGGAGGATACTATGCTAGACCG CGAGTTAAGTTCCCCCACCCCTCACCCCCTAAACTGGATCATACTAGGAGAGCTGTCTCTAACTCTGAAGATACAGTGGCCGTACAAGATACAAACCTTCTGAACCTCTTACTCGCGTACTCCGCCAGCCATCGCGCACGGCTGCTCGGTCACGCGGAGCCGTATAACCGCATTGCACACTGGACCCGCCATGTCTTCCCCAAACTTCGCCATGCGTTGGATGACCCAAACGAAAAGATCTCCGACACCAACCTTGCAACCGCCATCATGCTAGCATCTCTCAAGATCATCAGCCCCAGCACATTCGAGGTCCCAATTCCATGGGAAAGCCACTTAAAATTGGCCCGCGGGCTGTTCCTGGCTAGGAGGCAGATGCAGGTAAAGTATTCGTCAGACCAGGTGGAGTTCTTTCTGTGTCGCTGGCTCGGATACCTGGATATCCTGGGTAGCTTGTCGTCACGGCAAACCGAACCTCCCCTGCTCGGTGGCAACTATTGGTCCACCGTCGCTCTTGACGAGCCCCGGAACCCCGGAAGTGATCTCGAGATCGATTGCTTCACGGGATTCACCCTCGAATGCCGCTCGTTCTTCGTCCGTCTTGCGGAACTGATCCACGAGTGCGATGTCTGCCAAGTTGACCCCGTCACAGGTCGTCCCATCTCGGCCTGGACGCCTCCTCCGCTCATCCTCACGCGCGCCGAGAGACTGTTGTTCGACATGACATCGTCTCGCTCGCGCAACTACCATCACCGCACGCACCATGGCCTTCCTGAGCTTGGTGATATGGCGGCGCTGGACGACTCGTACCGCCTTACAGGCATCGTGCAGTTGTACAGACGAGTGTTCTGCCTGAGTGCCTCCGACACCAAAGTCGTGGAGTCGATAAACATGCTGATCGACTCGCTAGATCGCGTTTCGCGCGGTGGAGCCACCGAAGTGTGTGCTTTGCTACCGCTCTTCACCGCAGGATGCGAGACGCGGGATACGACCCAGAGGCAGGCGATTCGTGCGAGATTCAAAGGGTTCGAGGGAGTGGGGATGAAACAG ATTCGACGAGCGCGTAAGCTAATGCAGCGATCGTGGCAGGAGAACTTACCGTGGACGATGCTTGCCAACGGTGAGTTTCTTGGATGA